In the Flavobacterium sp. 90 genome, AGAGAATTAAAAGACTTTAATTTAACTGACGCCCGGGTTCAAAAAATATTAAAGGAAAGATATGGCAATAATATTCCGCTAGGAGAAAAAGTGGTCGCTCCTGTTGACCTTGCCGATTCGGATTTATTAAAAACTATTACAGACAACTATTAAGTTACTAAGAATTATCAAAAAAGCTAATTCAGAACAATTGGCTTTTTTTATTTAGTATTTAACTTTGAATTTCAAAGAACTTTTAATTAAAAAACATGAAAGATATTCTTGTAGAAAAAATGTATGAATGGACTAGAAAACCGTATCAAAAATATTTCAAGAAAAATACCCCCTGGGAAATTGATCAATCAGAATTGCGTCAATATCCTAAAGAAAGTTTAGGATTTGGTTTAGGTGCTTTTCTGAATAAAAATCATTTTGATATTCAGCCAAAACTCGAAGACCATGATATTATTCATGTTCTGACCAATACGGGAGTATCTGTTGTGGAAGAAATTGGAATGCAATATTATCTTTTAGGAAACGGAAAAAAAAGTCTCTATCTATTTGTCGTTATACTTTCCGGTACTCCGTTTTATCCGAATCAATTCTCTTACTTTTTACAACAATACAAAAGAGGAAAACAAGCGCTTCCGTTTTATTATCTGGATTTTTCAAAAATGCTATTTACTTCAATTCACTCTATTCAGGAAACCTTTAAAATTTAAACTTATGAAAACTATTATCGAAGAACCTTTTGAAGAAAAAAACGCCACCACATTAGCAGTTGGAACTCTTGTTATCGGTACAATTCTATTTATACTTTATATCGCTTCGAACGAAAGTCCAAACATTTTGATTATTGCATGGCCTTTTGCATTTTCGGCAATAATGGTGAATCTAATTATGCTTATTCATTTGGCTGACAATTTTATAAAACGACCGAATGAAAGAAAATATATCCTCAACAAAATATTAATGCTATTGGTTAATATTCCTATTGTGTATTTATACTATAATATTGTAACGAAAATGTAGCATAAAAAAAGCCTTCCGAGAAATCGAAAGGCTTTAATTTTTTATAAACTAATTTGATTAATTCGCTGATGGAAGAACAATTCCGTTTTGATCCATTAAATAAATTAATGAAGTCATTGTTGCTGCTCCAAGTTCTAATTCTCTTTTGTTTATAGCATCAAACTTGTCATTTGCTGCATGGTGATAATCAAAGTAACGTTGTGAATCCGGCATTAAACCAGCTTTTACAATTGCTTTAGAAGTTAAATGTTCAATATCTGAACCACTGTGTCCTTTTATAAAAGTATTAACCAAATATGGTTCGAAAAAGTCTTTGTATCCTTGAATTTTCTTTAGGTTAGCATCGTCTGCTTCGATTGTAAATCCTCTTGGTGTAAATCCACCTGAATCACTTTCTAAAGCAAAAATATGGTTCTCCTTTTTCTCTTTAGAAACTTCTTCATATTTCGCTCCGCCTTTTCCGCCATTTTCTTCATTCATAAATAATACAACACGAATTGTATTTTTAGGTTTGTAGTTTAGGTTTTTAAGAATGCGAACTACTTCCATACTTTGCACTACTCCTGCTCCATCATCATGAGAACCATCGGCTAAATCCCAAGAATCTAAATGTCCTCCAACAACCATAATGTTCTCCGGAGTTACAGTTCCTGTTAATTCTCCAATTACGTTGTGTGATAATACATCCGGTAATGTCTCGCAAGATTGTTTGAAATAAAATTTCAGACTTGGATTATTTTTTAAAAGCTTACTCAATAATTCAGCTCCATTTGTACTTATTGCTGCTGCCGGAATATATTGCTCTTTTGGCAAATCTCCGTAGCTTTGATTTCCTGTATGCGGAAAATCATCTAATCGTAGATTTAAAGAACGAACAATTGCTCCAACTGCGCCAAGTTTTGCAGCTTCCTCAGCTCCGCTTCTTCTTTGATCTCCTGCTTCTGAATAAGATATAAAAGTTGGTATATTTTCAGGATCCATTGGTCTGTTATAAAACACAATTTTACCTTTTACTTTATCTCCAAGCTCTTTTAATTCTTTGATGCTTTTTACTTCGATTATCTCCGCTGTAATTCCAGTTTTTGGTGTTGCAACTGATGCTCCTAAAGCACAAATTGGCACAACTGTTTTTACTTTTCCGTCTAAAATATAAGCCGTTTCTTTTTCGCCACGAACCCAATGAGGTACCATAACTTCCTGCAAATATACTTTGTCAAGTCCTAGTGTTTCTAATTGTCTTTTTGTGTACTGAACTGCTTCTTCGGCACTTGCAGAACCTGACAAACGGCTACCAATATCGTTAGACAAATATTCTAACCAACTGTAGCATTTTGCTTCGGTTAAGGCTTTTTTATAAAATAATTTAATGTTCTTTTCATCATTTGATTGTGCAAATGATGTCAATCCGTTTAAGACTAAAACAGTCAAAAGAATCGTTTTTTTCATGGTTTTTATAGCATTTTGGGTTGTAAGACAAAGGAACAAAATTCTTTAGAACTGCGACAGATTTTTCCGCACCTTTTTCTTAAAATAAAAACATAATTATTTGACTTCTTTTAGTTTGTTTTTTTCTCCAATTCCATTTTCATTAAAAGCTTCTATTGTAAAATAATATTTAGTGCCTTTGTCTAAACCTCTAAAATCATAAGAGCTTTCATCA is a window encoding:
- a CDS encoding M20/M25/M40 family metallo-hydrolase, with translation MKKTILLTVLVLNGLTSFAQSNDEKNIKLFYKKALTEAKCYSWLEYLSNDIGSRLSGSASAEEAVQYTKRQLETLGLDKVYLQEVMVPHWVRGEKETAYILDGKVKTVVPICALGASVATPKTGITAEIIEVKSIKELKELGDKVKGKIVFYNRPMDPENIPTFISYSEAGDQRRSGAEEAAKLGAVGAIVRSLNLRLDDFPHTGNQSYGDLPKEQYIPAAAISTNGAELLSKLLKNNPSLKFYFKQSCETLPDVLSHNVIGELTGTVTPENIMVVGGHLDSWDLADGSHDDGAGVVQSMEVVRILKNLNYKPKNTIRVVLFMNEENGGKGGAKYEEVSKEKKENHIFALESDSGGFTPRGFTIEADDANLKKIQGYKDFFEPYLVNTFIKGHSGSDIEHLTSKAIVKAGLMPDSQRYFDYHHAANDKFDAINKRELELGAATMTSLIYLMDQNGIVLPSAN